A stretch of Helicobacter pylori oki112 DNA encodes these proteins:
- the msrB gene encoding peptide-methionine (R)-S-oxide reductase MsrB: MKVLSYLKNFYLFLAIGAIMQANENMGSKLPKTDERVIYLAGGCFWGLEAYMERIYGVIDASSGYANGKTSSTNYEKLHESDHAESVKVVYDPKKISLDKLLRYYFKVIDPVSVNKQGNDVGRQYRTGIYYVNSADKEVIDNALKALQKEVKGKIAIEVEPLKNYVRAEEYHQDYLKKHPGGYCHIDLKKADEVIVDSDKYTKPSDEVLKKKLTKLQYEVTQNKHTEKPFENEYYNKEEEGIYVDITTGEPLFSSADKYDSGCGWPSFSKPINKDVVKYEDDESLNRKRIEVLSRIGKAHLGHVFNDGPKELGGLRYCINSAALRFIPLKDMEKEGYGEFIPYIKKGELKKYIQDKKSH, from the coding sequence ATGAAAGTATTATCTTATTTGAAAAATTTTTATCTTTTTCTAGCGATAGGAGCAATCATGCAAGCGAATGAAAACATGGGATCTAAACTTCCCAAAACCGATGAAAGAGTGATTTATCTGGCTGGGGGGTGTTTTTGGGGGCTAGAGGCGTATATGGAGAGGATTTATGGCGTTATAGACGCAAGCTCTGGCTACGCTAACGGCAAGACTTCAAGCACGAATTATGAAAAATTGCATGAAAGCGATCATGCTGAAAGCGTGAAAGTCGTTTATGATCCTAAAAAAATCAGTTTAGACAAGTTGCTGCGCTATTATTTTAAAGTGATTGATCCGGTGAGCGTGAACAAGCAGGGTAATGATGTGGGCAGGCAGTATCGCACAGGGATTTATTATGTCAATAGCGCGGATAAAGAAGTGATAGACAACGCCTTAAAAGCGTTGCAAAAAGAAGTGAAAGGCAAAATCGCTATTGAAGTAGAGCCTTTAAAAAATTATGTGAGAGCTGAAGAATACCACCAAGATTATTTGAAAAAACACCCCGGTGGTTATTGCCATATTGATTTGAAAAAGGCGGATGAAGTGATTGTAGATAGCGATAAATACACCAAACCCAGCGATGAAGTTTTAAAGAAAAAACTCACCAAACTCCAGTATGAAGTGACGCAAAACAAACACACTGAGAAACCCTTTGAAAACGAGTATTACAACAAAGAAGAAGAGGGCATTTATGTGGATATTACCACAGGCGAGCCGTTATTTTCTTCAGCGGATAAATACGACTCCGGTTGCGGGTGGCCAAGCTTTTCTAAGCCCATCAATAAAGATGTGGTGAAATACGAAGACGATGAGAGCCTTAATAGGAAACGCATTGAAGTATTAAGCCGTATTGGTAAGGCGCATTTAGGGCATGTGTTTAACGATGGGCCCAAAGAATTAGGGGGCTTAAGGTATTGTATCAATAGCGCGGCTTTAAGGTTTATCCCCTTAAAAGACATGGAAAAAGAGGGTTATGGCGAGTTTATCCCTTATATCAAAAAGGGTGAATTGAAAAAATACATCCAAGATAAAAAGTCGCATTAA
- a CDS encoding sulfite exporter TauE/SafE family protein — MGLFTGITAGFFGIGGGEIVVPSAIFAHFSYSHAVGISLMQMLFSSVVGSIINYKKGLLDLKEGSFAAFGGLMGAILGSFILKIIDDKILMAVFVVVVCYTFIKYAFSNNKKPEHFEEMHFDLHANNKTPEKKRPLPFVSMDRTHGVLMLAGFVTGIFSIPLGMGGGILMVPFLGYFLKYDSKKIVPLGLFFVVFASLSGVISLYNGRVLDDISVQAGVITGIGAFLGVGIGIKLIALANEKVHKILLLLIYALSILATLHKLIMG; from the coding sequence GTGGGGCTATTCACCGGCATTACCGCCGGGTTTTTTGGGATTGGCGGGGGGGAGATTGTCGTCCCTAGCGCGATTTTTGCGCATTTTAGCTATAGCCATGCGGTGGGTATTTCGCTCATGCAAATGCTTTTTTCTTCAGTGGTCGGCTCTATCATCAATTACAAAAAGGGCTTATTGGATTTGAAAGAAGGCTCATTTGCCGCGTTTGGAGGGCTAATGGGGGCGATTTTAGGGAGCTTTATTTTAAAAATCATTGACGATAAGATTTTAATGGCGGTGTTTGTGGTGGTGGTGTGCTACACCTTTATCAAATACGCTTTTTCTAACAACAAGAAACCAGAACATTTTGAAGAAATGCATTTTGATTTGCATGCGAATAACAAAACGCCAGAAAAAAAGCGCCCGCTCCCTTTTGTGTCTATGGACAGAACGCATGGGGTTTTGATGCTCGCCGGTTTTGTTACCGGCATTTTTTCTATCCCGTTAGGCATGGGTGGGGGGATTTTAATGGTGCCGTTTTTGGGCTATTTTTTAAAATACGATTCTAAAAAAATCGTGCCTTTGGGGCTGTTTTTTGTGGTGTTCGCTTCTTTATCCGGGGTCATCTCTCTTTATAATGGGAGAGTTCTTGATGATATAAGCGTTCAAGCGGGGGTGATTACCGGTATTGGAGCGTTTTTAGGGGTGGGTATTGGCATTAAGCTTATTGCTTTGGCTAATGAAAAGGTGCATAAAATCCTGTTGCTCCTCATTTATGCTTTAAGCATTTTAGCGACTTTACACAAGCTCATCATGGGGTAA
- a CDS encoding SabA family sialic acid-binding adhesin, giving the protein MKIKKSLLLSLSLMASLSRAEDDGFYMSVGYQIGEAVQKVKNTGALQNLADRYDNLNNLLNQYNYLNSLVNQASTPSAITSAIDNLSSSAINLTSATTTSPAYQAVALVLNAAVGMWQVIAFGISCGPGPNLGTEHLENGGVRSFSNTPNYSYNTGSGTTTTTCNGASNVGPNGILSSSEYQVLNTAYQTIQTALNQNQGGGMPALNSSKNMVVSINQTFTKNPTTEYTYPDGNGNYYSGGSSIPIQLKISSVNDAENLLQQAATIINVLTTQNPHVNGGGGAWGFGGKTGSVTDIFGESFNAINEMIKNAQAVLEKTKQLNANENAQITQPNNFNPYTSEDKGFAKEMLNRANTQAEILNLAKQVADNFHSIQGPIQQDLEECTAGSAGVINDNTYGSGCAFVKETLNSLEQHTAYYGNQVNQEKALAQTILDFKGALNTLGSDQKAINSAISGLPNAKSLQNMTHSTQNPNSPEGLLTYSLDTNKYNQLQATTQELGKNPFRRFGMISSQTNNGAMNGIGVQVGYKQFFGKKRRCGLRYYGFFDYNHAFIKSNFFNSASDVWTYGVGMDALYNFINDKNTNFLGKNNKLSVGLFGGFALAGTSWLNSEFVNLNMVGNIYSAKVNVANFQFLFNLGLRMNLARAKKKDSDHAAQHGVELGVKIPTINTNYYSFMGAKLKYRRLYSVYLNYVFAY; this is encoded by the coding sequence ATGAAAATCAAAAAATCCCTCTTACTCTCTCTTTCTCTCATGGCTTCATTATCAAGGGCTGAAGATGACGGATTTTACATGAGCGTGGGCTATCAAATCGGTGAAGCGGTTCAAAAAGTGAAAAACACAGGAGCGTTGCAAAATCTTGCGGACAGATACGATAACTTAAACAACCTTTTAAACCAATACAATTACTTAAATTCCTTAGTCAATCAAGCCAGCACGCCCAGTGCTATCACAAGCGCGATTGACAATTTAAGCTCAAGCGCAATCAACCTCACTAGCGCTACCACCACTTCCCCAGCCTATCAAGCCGTGGCTTTAGTGCTCAATGCCGCCGTGGGCATGTGGCAAGTCATAGCCTTTGGTATCAGTTGCGGCCCTGGTCCCAATCTTGGCACAGAACATTTAGAAAATGGAGGCGTTCGATCGTTTAGTAACACGCCCAACTACAGCTACAACACCGGTAGCGGAACAACCACCACCACTTGCAATGGAGCTAGTAATGTAGGGCCAAATGGTATCCTATCTAGCAGTGAATACCAAGTTCTCAATACCGCTTATCAAACTATCCAAACCGCTTTAAACCAAAACCAAGGAGGCGGGATGCCTGCCTTGAACAGCTCTAAAAATATGGTAGTCAGTATCAATCAAACTTTCACAAAAAACCCCACCACAGAATACACTTACCCCGATGGGAATGGCAATTATTATTCAGGCGGATCATCAATCCCAATCCAGCTAAAGATTAGCAGCGTCAATGACGCTGAAAACCTTTTGCAACAAGCCGCTACTATCATCAATGTCCTTACCACCCAAAACCCGCATGTGAATGGTGGCGGTGGGGCATGGGGGTTTGGCGGTAAGACCGGTAGTGTGACGGATATTTTTGGCGAGAGTTTTAACGCGATTAACGAGATGATTAAAAACGCTCAAGCCGTTTTAGAAAAAACTAAACAGCTTAACGCTAATGAAAATGCCCAAATCACGCAACCAAACAATTTCAACCCCTACACTTCTGAAGACAAAGGGTTTGCCAAAGAAATGCTCAACAGAGCGAACACTCAAGCAGAGATTTTAAATTTAGCTAAGCAAGTTGCGGACAATTTCCACAGCATTCAAGGGCCTATCCAACAAGATCTAGAAGAGTGCACAGCAGGATCAGCTGGCGTGATTAACGACAACACTTATGGTTCAGGTTGCGCGTTTGTGAAAGAAACTCTCAATTCTTTAGAGCAACACACCGCTTATTATGGCAATCAGGTCAATCAAGAGAAAGCTTTGGCTCAAACCATTTTGGATTTTAAAGGAGCCCTTAACACTTTAGGAAGCGACCAAAAAGCGATCAATAGCGCTATCTCTGGCTTGCCTAACGCTAAATCTCTTCAAAACATGACGCATTCCACTCAAAACCCTAATTCCCCAGAAGGTCTGCTCACTTATTCTTTGGATACCAACAAATACAACCAGCTCCAAGCCACCACGCAAGAATTAGGCAAAAACCCTTTCAGGCGCTTTGGCATGATTAGCTCTCAAACCAATAACGGCGCGATGAATGGGATCGGCGTGCAAGTGGGCTATAAACAATTCTTTGGCAAAAAAAGAAGGTGCGGGTTAAGGTATTACGGCTTTTTTGATTATAACCATGCGTTCATCAAATCCAATTTTTTCAACTCCGCTTCTGATGTTTGGACTTATGGGGTGGGTATGGATGCGCTTTATAACTTCATCAACGATAAAAACACCAACTTTTTAGGCAAGAATAACAAGCTCTCCGTGGGGCTTTTTGGAGGCTTTGCATTAGCTGGGACTTCATGGCTTAATTCTGAATTTGTGAATTTGAACATGGTGGGTAATATCTATAGCGCTAAAGTGAATGTGGCTAATTTCCAATTTTTATTCAATTTAGGCTTGAGAATGAACCTCGCTAGGGCTAAGAAAAAAGACAGCGATCATGCCGCTCAGCATGGCGTGGAATTGGGCGTGAAAATCCCTACGATCAACACCAACTATTATTCTTTCATGGGCGCTAAACTCAAATACAGAAGGCTCTATAGCGTGTATTTGAATTATGTGTTTGCTTATTAA
- a CDS encoding SulP family inorganic anion transporter — MFEKIQKEWLSNIQKDLLSGFVVGLSVIPETAGFAIMVGLDVGVAFYTTFYMAFVLSLFGARKAMISAAAGSVALILVGVVKNYGLEYAGVATLMAGVLQILLGYLKIGNLLKFIPQSVMYGFVNALGILLLTEQFKFLQNQNLGVFILLAIGILIIYLFPLITKKIPSNLICILAISAIALIFDMHAPNLGSIEQGVSGFHFIIIPKNLDFKILVGLLPYALSLALVGTIESLLTAKTLDVILKDGVSDKNKETKAQGLGNIISGLLGGMTGCALVGQSIINAKSGAKTRLSTFFAGFSLMVLILVFNEYVVKIPIVAVVAVMVMISFTTFNFQSIINIKKIKPYDTLNMLLVVAVVLYTHNLAIGVVVGVLVNALWIKSKGIA; from the coding sequence ATGTTTGAAAAGATACAAAAAGAATGGCTGAGCAACATTCAAAAAGATTTGTTGTCTGGTTTTGTGGTGGGGCTTTCTGTGATCCCAGAGACGGCCGGTTTTGCGATCATGGTGGGTTTAGATGTGGGCGTGGCGTTTTATACGACCTTTTACATGGCTTTTGTTTTGTCTCTTTTTGGGGCTAGAAAGGCGATGATTAGCGCAGCAGCCGGCTCAGTGGCACTCATTTTGGTGGGCGTGGTTAAAAACTATGGGCTTGAATACGCGGGCGTGGCGACTCTTATGGCAGGGGTGTTGCAAATTCTTTTAGGCTATTTGAAAATAGGGAATCTTTTAAAATTTATCCCTCAATCAGTGATGTATGGCTTTGTGAACGCGCTAGGCATTTTGCTTTTAACAGAGCAATTCAAATTCCTTCAAAACCAAAATTTGGGGGTGTTTATCTTACTCGCTATTGGGATATTGATTATTTATTTATTCCCTTTAATCACTAAAAAAATCCCCTCTAATTTAATCTGTATCCTTGCAATCAGTGCGATCGCTTTAATTTTTGATATGCATGCGCCGAATTTGGGGAGCATTGAGCAAGGGGTTTCAGGCTTTCATTTCATCATTATCCCAAAAAATTTGGATTTTAAAATTTTGGTAGGATTGTTGCCTTACGCTCTTTCTTTAGCGCTAGTTGGCACGATAGAAAGCTTATTGACCGCTAAAACTTTAGACGTTATTTTAAAAGACGGCGTGAGCGATAAAAATAAAGAAACTAAAGCGCAAGGCTTGGGGAATATCATCTCAGGGCTTTTAGGGGGAATGACAGGGTGCGCTTTAGTGGGGCAGTCTATCATTAACGCAAAATCCGGGGCCAAAACAAGGCTTTCTACTTTTTTTGCCGGCTTTTCTTTAATGGTGCTAATATTAGTGTTTAATGAATATGTGGTTAAAATCCCCATTGTGGCGGTTGTGGCGGTGATGGTGATGATTTCTTTCACCACTTTTAATTTCCAATCCATTATTAACATTAAAAAAATCAAGCCCTATGACACGCTAAACATGCTCTTAGTCGTGGCAGTGGTTTTATACACGCATAATTTAGCGATAGGGGTTGTGGTGGGGGTTTTAGTCAATGCGTTATGGATCAAATCTAAAGGGATTGCATGA
- the hopA gene encoding Hop family outer membrane protein HopA translates to MKKTILLPLMASSLLAENDGVFMSVGYQIGEAAQMVKNTGEIQKVSNAYENLNNLLTRYNELKQTASNTDSSTAQAIDNLKESANRLKTTPNSANQAVSSALSSAVGMWQVVASNLANGTLPTDKYNQINAISQLLQNTLENKNNNLTIANDYDQLLTQANTIISTLQSQCPGIDGGNGKPWGINANGNACNIFGNTFNAINSMIDSAKKAAAEARRTSPESPNQPSAFTNADFNKNLNEVSSVINDTISYLKGDNLATIYNTLQKTPGSKGFHSLVSRSSYSYSLNETQYSQFQTTTKEFGHNPFRSVGLINSQSNNGAMNGVGVQLGYKQFFGKNKFFGIRYYAFFDYNHAYIKSNFFNSASNVFTYGAGSDLLLNFINGGSDKNRKVSFGIFGGIALAGTTWLNSQLVNLKTTTSIYNAKINNTNFQFLFNTGLRLQGIHHGVELGVKIPTINTNYYSFMGAKLAYRRLYSVYFNYVLAY, encoded by the coding sequence ATGAAAAAAACGATTTTACTTCCTCTTATGGCGTCATCGCTCCTTGCTGAAAATGACGGCGTTTTTATGAGCGTGGGCTATCAAATCGGCGAAGCCGCACAAATGGTGAAAAACACCGGCGAAATCCAAAAAGTCTCCAACGCTTATGAAAATTTGAACAATCTTTTAACCCGCTATAACGAACTCAAACAAACGGCCTCTAACACCGATTCAAGCACCGCTCAAGCGATTGACAATCTAAAAGAGAGCGCTAACAGATTAAAAACGACCCCTAATAGCGCCAATCAAGCCGTGTCTTCAGCGCTCAGCTCTGCGGTGGGCATGTGGCAAGTGGTAGCCTCTAATTTAGCCAATGGCACGCTACCCACTGATAAATACAACCAAATCAATGCGATTTCTCAATTGCTCCAAAATACCCTAGAAAATAAAAACAATAATCTCACCATTGCAAATGACTATGACCAGCTTTTAACTCAAGCCAACACCATTATTAGCACCCTTCAAAGCCAATGCCCAGGAATAGATGGGGGCAATGGCAAACCATGGGGCATTAATGCAAATGGGAACGCATGCAATATTTTTGGCAACACCTTTAACGCCATAAACAGCATGATTGATAGCGCCAAAAAAGCCGCTGCAGAAGCCCGAAGAACTAGCCCAGAAAGTCCAAACCAACCAAGCGCGTTTACCAACGCTGATTTCAATAAAAACCTTAATGAAGTATCAAGCGTTATTAATGACACGATCTCTTACCTCAAAGGGGACAATTTAGCAACCATCTATAACACCCTTCAAAAAACGCCCGGTTCTAAAGGGTTTCACAGTTTGGTGAGCCGATCTAGCTATAGTTATTCTCTCAACGAAACCCAATATTCTCAATTCCAAACCACCACCAAAGAGTTTGGCCATAACCCTTTTAGAAGCGTGGGATTAATTAATTCTCAAAGCAATAACGGGGCGATGAATGGCGTGGGCGTGCAACTAGGCTATAAGCAATTCTTTGGTAAAAATAAATTTTTTGGGATCCGGTATTATGCCTTTTTTGATTACAACCATGCCTATATCAAATCCAACTTTTTCAACTCCGCTTCCAATGTTTTCACCTATGGTGCGGGCAGTGATCTTTTATTGAATTTCATCAATGGCGGATCCGATAAAAACCGCAAAGTCTCTTTTGGTATTTTTGGGGGCATCGCTCTAGCCGGCACGACATGGCTCAATTCCCAATTGGTGAATTTAAAAACCACCACTAGCATCTACAACGCTAAAATCAACAACACCAATTTCCAATTCTTATTCAATACCGGTTTAAGGCTTCAAGGGATTCACCATGGCGTTGAATTAGGCGTGAAAATCCCCACCATCAACACGAATTACTATTCTTTCATGGGCGCTAAATTAGCCTATAGAAGACTTTATAGCGTGTATTTCAATTATGTTTTGGCTTATTGA
- the kdsB gene encoding 3-deoxy-manno-octulosonate cytidylyltransferase yields the protein MIIIPARLKSSRFENKVLEDIFGLPMVVRCAKNANLVDECVVACDDESIMQTCQKFHIKAVLTSKHHNSGTERCLEAAQILGLKNDERVLNLQGDEPFLEKEVILALLEATQNAPFMTTCAKVIDEEQAKSPNLVKVVLDHQNNALYFSRSLIPFLRDFDAKRQTPLLGHIGIYGFHNKEILEELCALKPCVLEEIEKLEQLRALYYQKKIAVKIVQSESVGIDTKEDLQNALKIFSPNLL from the coding sequence ATGATTATCATTCCTGCTAGATTAAAATCCAGTCGTTTTGAAAATAAAGTGCTAGAAGATATTTTTGGCTTGCCTATGGTAGTCCGTTGCGCTAAAAATGCGAATCTAGTAGATGAATGCGTAGTCGCTTGCGATGATGAAAGCATCATGCAAACATGCCAAAAATTCCACATTAAAGCGGTGCTAACCTCCAAACACCATAATAGCGGCACGGAACGCTGTTTGGAAGCGGCGCAAATTTTAGGGTTAAAAAACGATGAAAGGGTTTTAAACTTGCAAGGCGATGAGCCTTTTTTAGAAAAAGAAGTCATTTTAGCCTTATTAGAAGCCACCCAAAACGCCCCTTTCATGACGACTTGCGCTAAAGTCATTGATGAAGAGCAGGCCAAAAGCCCCAATTTAGTCAAGGTGGTTTTAGATCATCAAAATAACGCCTTGTATTTTTCGCGCTCCCTTATCCCCTTTTTACGAGATTTTGATGCGAAACGCCAAACCCCCCTTTTAGGGCATATCGGTATTTATGGCTTCCACAATAAAGAAATATTAGAAGAATTATGCGCTTTAAAACCTTGCGTTTTAGAGGAAATAGAAAAATTAGAGCAATTAAGGGCTTTGTATTACCAAAAAAAGATTGCAGTGAAAATCGTTCAAAGTGAGAGCGTGGGCATTGACACCAAAGAAGATTTGCAAAACGCTTTGAAAATTTTTAGCCCCAATCTCCTTTGA
- the dsbK gene encoding protein disulfide-isomerase DsbK codes for MILRASVLSALLLVGLGATPKHSVSANDKRMQDNLVSVIEKQTNKKVRILEVKPLKSSQDLKMVVIEDPDTKYNIPLVVSKDGNLIIGLSNIFFSNKSEDVQLVAETNQKIQALNATQQNSAKLNAIFNEIPADYVIELPSTNAENKDKILYIVSDPMCPHCQKELTKLRDHLKENTVRMVVVGWLGVNSAKKAALIQEEMAKARARGASVEDKISILEKIYSTQYDINAQKEPEDLRTKVENTTKKIFESGVIKGVPFLYHYKA; via the coding sequence ATGATATTAAGAGCGAGTGTGTTGAGTGCGTTACTTCTTGTAGGCTTAGGGGCAACCCCTAAACATTCAGTTTCAGCTAATGACAAACGGATGCAGGATAATTTAGTGAGCGTGATTGAAAAACAGACCAATAAAAAGGTGCGTATTTTAGAAGTCAAACCTTTAAAATCCAGCCAGGATTTAAAAATGGTCGTTATTGAAGATCCGGACACTAAATACAATATCCCGCTTGTAGTGAGTAAGGATGGTAATTTAATCATAGGGCTTAGCAATATCTTTTTTAGCAATAAAAGCGAAGATGTGCAATTAGTCGCAGAAACCAATCAAAAAATCCAAGCCCTTAACGCCACCCAACAAAATAGCGCGAAATTGAACGCTATTTTTAATGAAATACCGGCTGATTATGTGATAGAGTTGCCCTCTACTAACGCTGAAAATAAGGATAAAATCCTTTATATTGTCTCTGATCCCATGTGTCCGCATTGCCAAAAAGAGCTCACTAAACTCAGGGATCACTTAAAAGAAAACACCGTGAGAATGGTTGTAGTGGGGTGGCTTGGAGTCAATTCGGCTAAAAAAGCGGCTTTAATCCAAGAAGAAATGGCGAAAGCTAGGGCTAGGGGAGCGAGCGTGGAAGATAAAATCTCTATTCTTGAAAAGATTTATTCCACCCAATACGATATTAACGCTCAAAAAGAGCCTGAAGATTTACGCACTAAAGTGGAAAATACCACTAAAAAGATTTTTGAATCTGGCGTGATTAAAGGCGTGCCTTTCTTATACCATTATAAGGCATGA
- a CDS encoding UPF0323 family lipoprotein: MKKPYRKISDHAIVGGLSALVMVSIVGCKSNADDKPKEQSSLSQSVQKGAFVILEEQKDKSYKVVEEYPSSRTHIIVRDLQGNERVLSNEEIQKLIKEEEAKIDNGTSKLIQPNNGGGSNESSGFGLGSAILGSAAGAILGSYIGNKLFNNPNYQQNAQRTYKSPQAYQRSQNSFSKSAPSTSSMGTASKGQSGFFGSNRPTSSPAVSSGTRGFNS, encoded by the coding sequence ATGAAAAAACCCTACAGAAAGATTTCTGATCATGCGATCGTGGGTGGTTTGAGCGCGTTAGTGATGGTGAGCATTGTGGGGTGTAAGAGCAATGCCGATGACAAACCCAAAGAGCAAAGCTCTTTGAGTCAAAGCGTTCAAAAAGGTGCGTTTGTGATTTTAGAAGAGCAAAAGGATAAATCTTACAAGGTTGTTGAAGAATACCCCAGCTCAAGAACCCACATTATAGTACGCGATTTGCAAGGCAATGAACGCGTATTAAGCAATGAAGAGATTCAAAAGCTCATCAAAGAAGAAGAAGCTAAAATTGATAACGGCACGAGCAAGCTTATCCAGCCTAATAATGGGGGAGGGAGTAATGAAAGCTCAGGCTTTGGCTTGGGGAGCGCGATTTTAGGGAGCGCGGCGGGGGCGATTTTAGGGAGTTATATTGGCAATAAGCTTTTCAATAACCCTAATTACCAGCAAAACGCCCAACGGACCTACAAATCCCCACAAGCTTACCAACGCTCTCAAAATTCCTTTTCTAAAAGTGCACCTAGCACTTCAAGCATGGGCACAGCGAGTAAGGGACAGAGCGGGTTTTTTGGCTCTAATAGGCCTACTAGCTCGCCGGCGGTAAGCTCTGGGACAAGGGGCTTTAACTCATAA
- a CDS encoding glutathionylspermidine synthase family protein, with protein sequence MQVIPLKPLDNKTLEEIGLDWHTNDDMSSYIADEMVVVSQKEADAYYDACNELYDMFVETAEEAIKNDRFFELDVPNALIPMIKQSFEEEVHWHIYGRFDLAGGLDGKPIKLLEFNADTPTMLYETAVIQWALLKANGYDENKQFNNLYEALGENFKRMVTLGEDTSRFEEMYEGWKILFSSVRGNIEEECTMRFLQDAAQSVGFETDFSYIDEVEFNVEEGVFKNGLNYEFLFKLIPWENIAIDEPELALLMQGMMENKNTIFLNPAYTILFQSKRFLKLLWDRYPKHPLLLETSYEPLAYKKQIKKVAFGREGANSEIFEASMQSLLKTDGVYSNHKPIYQEFYELNSHNGLYYQPNVFFAYESCALGFRKGGLILDNFSKFVSHRLQ encoded by the coding sequence ATGCAAGTGATTCCTTTAAAACCTTTAGACAATAAGACCTTAGAAGAAATCGGCTTAGATTGGCACACTAACGACGACATGTCATCTTATATCGCTGATGAAATGGTGGTTGTTTCTCAAAAAGAAGCGGACGCTTATTATGATGCTTGTAATGAGCTTTATGATATGTTTGTAGAGACGGCTGAAGAGGCCATTAAAAACGATCGCTTTTTTGAATTGGATGTTCCTAACGCGCTCATTCCTATGATCAAACAGAGTTTTGAAGAAGAAGTGCATTGGCACATTTATGGGCGTTTTGATTTAGCCGGGGGGCTTGATGGCAAGCCCATTAAATTACTGGAATTTAACGCTGATACCCCCACCATGCTTTATGAAACCGCAGTGATTCAATGGGCGTTACTCAAAGCGAATGGCTATGATGAAAACAAGCAATTCAATAACCTTTATGAAGCGCTTGGCGAGAATTTTAAACGCATGGTAACTTTAGGCGAAGACACGAGCCGTTTTGAGGAAATGTATGAGGGGTGGAAAATCCTTTTTTCAAGCGTTAGGGGGAATATTGAAGAAGAGTGCACCATGCGTTTTTTGCAAGACGCTGCTCAGAGCGTGGGGTTTGAAACGGATTTTTCTTACATTGATGAGGTGGAGTTTAATGTAGAAGAGGGCGTGTTTAAAAACGGCTTGAATTATGAGTTTTTATTCAAACTGATCCCATGGGAAAACATCGCTATTGATGAGCCAGAATTAGCCCTTTTGATGCAAGGCATGATGGAAAATAAAAACACGATTTTTTTAAACCCGGCTTATACGATCCTTTTCCAATCCAAGCGTTTTTTAAAACTTTTATGGGACAGATACCCCAAACACCCCTTATTGTTAGAAACGAGTTATGAGCCTTTAGCCTATAAAAAGCAAATCAAAAAAGTGGCTTTTGGTAGGGAAGGGGCGAATAGTGAAATCTTTGAAGCTTCCATGCAATCGCTTTTAAAAACCGATGGCGTTTATTCTAACCACAAACCCATTTATCAAGAATTTTACGAGCTCAATTCGCATAACGGGTTGTATTATCAGCCTAATGTGTTTTTTGCTTATGAATCTTGCGCGTTAGGGTTTAGAAAAGGGGGGTTAATTTTGGATAATTTTTCTAAATTCGTGAGCCACAGGTTGCAATAA
- a CDS encoding PepSY-associated TM helix domain-containing protein: MTAMMRYFHIYATTFFFPLALLFAVSGLSLLFGVRQDTGATIKEWVLEKSLKKEERLDFLKDFLKENHIAMPKKIEPREHRGALVIGMPLYEINLETKGDQTKIKTIERGFLGALIMLHKAKVGVVFKVLLGIFCVFLLLFYLSAFLMVAFKDTKRMFVSVLIGSVVFFGAIYWSL; encoded by the coding sequence ATGACTGCAATGATGCGTTATTTTCACATCTATGCGACCACTTTTTTCTTCCCTTTGGCGCTTCTTTTTGCGGTTAGCGGGCTTTCATTGCTCTTTGGGGTGCGCCAAGACACTGGCGCTACTATCAAAGAGTGGGTTTTAGAAAAATCCTTAAAAAAAGAAGAACGATTGGATTTTTTAAAAGACTTTCTAAAAGAAAACCATATCGCTATGCCTAAAAAGATAGAGCCTAGAGAGCATAGAGGAGCGTTAGTCATTGGCATGCCTTTGTATGAAATCAACCTTGAAACTAAAGGCGATCAAACAAAAATCAAAACCATTGAGAGGGGCTTTTTAGGCGCGCTCATCATGCTGCATAAGGCTAAGGTGGGCGTTGTGTTTAAGGTGCTTTTGGGGATTTTTTGCGTGTTTTTATTGTTGTTTTATTTGAGCGCATTTTTAATGGTGGCTTTTAAGGACACTAAACGCATGTTTGTAAGCGTTTTGATAGGGAGTGTGGTGTTCTTTGGAGCGATCTATTGGTCTTTGTAG